The following is a genomic window from Nitrospira sp..
ACCAATGCCAGCACCGGTGATATGAGCGTGACCGCTGCGACCGGGATGAGCGGCAGTGGGAACGTGGCTTTGGCTGATGGACGGACCCTGACCGTCTCACAGGGCGGGAACAGTACCTACAGTGGTGTGATCAGCGGGACCAATGCCAACTTGGTGAAGAGCGGCACCGGCACCCTCAGTGTGGGTGGTGCCAGCACCTATGGCGGCAGCACCACGGTGGGCGGCGGCATCCTGTCGCTGGCTGCAGCTGACCGCCTTCCCGACAGCACCGCGCTCACCGTGAATGCGGGCGCTACCTTCAGCCTGAACGGCTTCAACGAGACCGTGGGCTCCATTGCCGGCAATGGCCTCATTGCCAACGGCGCCGTGGTGCGCGATGGCCTGGTGTTGTGGCTGGATGCGGGGAACACCGCCTCGTACAACGGAAGCGGCAACACCTGGTATGACTTGAGCGGCAACGGATACCACGGCACGATCGAAGGAAGTCCTGCCTATTCCAGCGCCAATAGTCTCTTCACGTTTGCCACGAACAGTCAGTACGTGCGCCTCTCAACGCTTCCAGCCAATTTTCTGAACACCACGGTCAGTGGTGTCAGCGCGGTGCGGGGGCTGACGGTCTTCACCGTGGCCAACTTCGGCACCACCTCGGACAGCTGGGAACGAGTCGTGGATCTGGGGAACGCCGGTGCGGGCGGCAATGCGCCTAACCACAACATCATCCTGTCGCGCTTCGGTACCGGCAGTCGACTGAATTTTGAGATCTATACCGACACCAATCAAAACAATGCTCACCAAACCGGCGACAACAGTGCCATCACCAACAACGTGAAGGCCAGTTACGCCGGTACAGCCGACGGCACCAACTTCAAGGTCTTTCGCGACGGCACGCTCAATACGACCACCGCGCATACCACGTTACCCACCGAGACGGCTCGGGCCGACAACTTCATCGGGAAGAGTAACTGGTCAGCAGATGCCACGTTCCGTGGCGACATCGGCACGGTCATGGTCTACAACCGCGCGCTCTCGCAGGCCGAAATCGCGACAAATCATCAGCTGCTGTTTAATCGTGCTGCGGCCACGTTGACGGTGGGGGGCAACAATGCCAGCACCACGTTCGACGGCCGGATTGAGAATGGCGTGGGCACGCTGAATGTGGTGAAACAGGGCAGTGGCACACTCACACTCACCGGGGCCAACACCTACGCTGGCAGCACCATGGTGCAAGCGGGCATGCTGCGCAACGGCGCGACGGACGTGGTGCCGCGCTTCTCGGCGGTGACGGTGGCATCGGGCGCCACGTGGGATTTGAACAGCTTCAACAACGCCGTCGGCTCGGTGGCCGGCGCGGGCAACATTTCACTGGGTAACGGCACACTCAGCACCGGAAGTATCAACACCAGCACCAGCTTCAGCGGTGTATTGTCCGGCGCGGGGGGAATCAGCAAGTCCGGCACTGGCACCTGGACCCTGTCCGGCGCCAATAGTTACAGCGGTCCCACCACTGTGGCGGGTGGCACACTGGCCAGTGGCGCAACCGACACCATGCCCGATTCCAGCGCTGTGACCGTGAACTCTGGGGCCACACTGAATTTAGACGGATTTTCCGAGACACTGGCCTCCTTGTCGGGCGCCGGCAATGTGACGCTCGGCAGCGCGGCGCTCACCACCGGCGGCGACAACAGCAACACCCTCTACAGTGGTGTGATGTCTGGCGCCGGCAGCCTCACCAAGGCTGGCAGTGGGACCATGACGCTGACCGGCGCCAACACCTACTCCGGTTCCACCACCGTGGCTGCCGGCACGCTGGCGGTGGGCAATGGGGGCAGTACGGGCACACTGGGGAGCGGCGTGGTGACTACTAACGCCGCGTTGGTGTTGAATCGATCAGGCAACGTGGCGCTCAGCACTGTTGCCTCGAACGCGAGCGGTATCGGCGGCACCGGCAGCATAAACGCCACGGCAGCCGGCGACCTCACCATTGATCGATCGATCGGAGTGAATGGCCCCGTTACACTGACAGCCAGCACCGGCAACCTGGTTATCAATAGTGCGGTCACCAGCACGGGCAGCACGATCACGCTGAATGCCGGCAACACCATCACCGATGGAGCCAGCGGCTATCTGGTTGCCGATCGATTGGCGCTGCTGGGCGGCACCGTCACGTTGGATCATGCGAGCAACAATGTCGGAACGCTGGCGGCCAGCGGCGTTGGTGCGCTGACGTATGTCGATAGCAATGCCGTGACCGTGGGAGTCGTCAATCCGACGGGCATCACTGCGACGGGTCCGGTCCGTATTGAAACGCTGAGCGGCGACTTGACGGTGACCGAGAACATCACGACGAGCGATACCAGTGACGCGGCGATCGTGCTCAATGCGGGAAAGAGTGCTGCGGCGGGGACGTCGACCGGCGGCAATCTGCTGATCTCCGGCAGCCCGACGGTCACGGTAGGCACCGGTGGCCGGGCGACGCTCTACTCCGGCAGTGTCAGTGGCAGCACCGGCCTGACGGCGCTGATCGGCAGTGGGAGCGGCCGGTTCCGGTACGGCAGCGATGAAGCGGCGACCAATTACACCTCCGCCCTCGGGGCCGGAGTCTATGGAATCTATCGGGAGCAGCCTACGGCAACCGTCACCGCCACGAGCCAAACCATCACCTATGGCGATGCCGTCACACTGACAACCACCCTCGGCGGAGCCAACGGGGATACGGTTGCCCAAGCCTTCAGCACAGCCCCAACGGTCGCTATCGGAGGAAGTCTGTCGACCAGCAATAATCCCACGGCGGGATCTCATACCTTGACGGCTAGCGGAGGCGTTGGA
Proteins encoded in this region:
- a CDS encoding hypothetical protein (Evidence 5 : Unknown function; MaGe:77311072), which produces MAPDRVQVPVPDLLIPPAPDNTPLKLVLVLILPVLSVPLPSEMLPAPATEPTALLKLFKSHVAPDATVTAEKRGTTSVAPLRSMPACTMVLPA
- a CDS encoding hypothetical protein (Evidence 5 : Unknown function; MaGe:77311074), which gives rise to MMVLPAFSVIVLPVLVTALLITRLPVLAVSVTGPFTPIDRSMVRSPAAVAFMLPVPPIPLAFEATVLSATLPDRFNTNAALVVTTPLPSVPVLPPLPTASVPAATVVEPE
- a CDS encoding hypothetical protein (Evidence 5 : Unknown function; MaGe:77311073) is translated as MLLLSPPVVSAALPSVTLPAPDKEASVSENPSKFSVAPEFTVTALESGMVSVAPLASVPPATVVGPL